The following are encoded together in the Mustela nigripes isolate SB6536 chromosome 11, MUSNIG.SB6536, whole genome shotgun sequence genome:
- the LOC132027124 gene encoding basic proline-rich protein-like: MAAPREGSEGAPRPRSGAPPGRPRLRWECATRSRAASSSTPGVDSTGQRRGSLPRRSISNNRRNQACGGVCRPQQPGAGAGEREDETRAAAGSNPAPRPRPTPADAPRAGGGSGPRPSALPAPTPPPLAGPSPAATHQGALLGSRPSPALPAGSTARRPPLCREPPPCARPRRSLPHTGPAGHGPRGPPPRSRASPRPGANPTWGRRAPSRQGKEQPRDRLPNSTRTASATGPVARPRLRERAGPGSHLSRRSPRPPGLALHSLSAARRATVSADPAPKSAPPLAPPFSRPNFDRASHPDPAPSALRPAFALAPPPPSTFSVPRLRRAGQISI, encoded by the exons ATGGCGGCGCCGCGGGAGGGCTCTGAGGGGGCGCCGCGCCCGCGCTCTGG GGCACCCCCGGGGCGTCCGCGGCTGCGCTGGGAGTGCGCGACTCGGTCCCGGGCGGCAAGCTCGAGCACCCCGGGTGTAGACAGCACCGGACAGAGACGCGGCTCACTCCCCCGAAGGAGCATCTCCAACAATCGCAGGAACCAGGCGTGTGGCGGGGTGTGCCGTCCCCAACAGCCCGGCGCTGGGGCCGGGGAGCGCGAGGACGAGACGCGCGCGGCTGCCGGCTCTAACCCGGCGCCCCGCCCGCGGCCCACACCCGCGGATGCTCCCCGGGCCGGCGGCGGCAGCGGACCAAGGCCGAGCGCGCTCCCGGCACCGACGCCCCCACCCCTCGCGGGTCCCTCCCCCGCAGCTACGCACCAGGGCGCGCTCCTCGGCTCCCggcccagccctgctctgcccGCGGGGAGCACCGCCCGGCGTCCGCCGCTCTGCCGGGAGCCGCCTCCGTGCGCTCGACCGCGGCGGTCCCTGCCTCACACCGGCCCCGCCGGCCACGGCCCTCGTGGCCCGCCCCCGCGGAGCCGGGCGTCCCCGCGCCCCGGGGCGAACCCCACTTGGGGACGCCGCGCCCCGTCACGGCAAGGGAAAGAACAGCCGCGTGACCGGCTTCCCAACTCGACCCGCACCGCCAGCGCCACAGGACCCGTCGCGCGCCCGCGCCTCAGAGAACGCGCCGGGCCGGGCAGTCACCTCAGCCGCCGTTCCCCGCGCCCGCCCGGCCTCGCGCTCCACAGCCTCTCCGCAGCCCGCCGCGCGACCGTTAGCGCAGACCCCGCCCCCAAGtccgccccgcccctcgccccACCCTTCTCCCGCCCCAACTTTGACCGCGCCTCACACCCCGATCCCGCCCCCAGCGCCCTTCGCCCCGCCTTCGCTCTGGCTCCGCCCCCACCCTCGACTTTCTCCGTGCCCCGACTCCGCC
- the MEIOB gene encoding meiosis-specific with OB domain-containing protein isoform X1, whose translation MANSFASKTFTTLSDLHPNMANLKIIGIVIGKTDVKGFPDRKNIGSERYTFSFTIRDSPTHFVNVTSWGSEGYIRSLSDSFRVGECVIIENPLIQRKELEREEKFSPATPSSCKLLLSENHSTVKVCSSYQVDTKLLALIYLPVKESHDFYSLGDIVANGCSLDGRIINVLAAVQSVGEPKHFTTSDRRKGQRCEVKLYDETESSFAMICWDNESILVAQSWVPRDTVIFASDVRISFDKFRNCMTATVISKTIITTNPDTPEANILLNFIRENKETNPLDAEMDSYLRESVNLNTIVDVYTVEQLKVKASKNEGKADPFYGILYAYISMLNIDDDAMTVVRHQCSGCGYVVNEASSTCTACNKNSLEFRSVFLSFHLLIDLTDHTGTLQACSLTGRVAEETLGCTVNEFLAMTDEQKTALKWQFLLERSKIYLKFFSSHRARGGLRLSVLSCKLADPVEASRSLSGQGKF comes from the exons ATGGCAAACTCCTTTGCATCAAAGACCTTCACCACACTTTCAGATCTGCATCCGAATATGGCTAATCtg aaaataattggTATAGTTATTGGGAAAACAGATGTCAAAGGCTTTCCAGACAGAAAAA ATATTGGATCAGAGAGATACACTTTCAGTTTCACCATTCGGGACTCACCAACGCATTTTGTCAATGTGACATCCTGGGGCAGCGAAGGTTATATCAGGTCACTTTCTGACAGCTTTAGGGTTGGAGAGTGCG TGATAATCGAAAATCCCTTGATTCAAAGAAAGGaattagaaagagaagaaaaattcagcCCTGCAACTCCCAG CAGCTGTAAGCTATTGCTCAGTGAGAATCACTCCACGGTAAAAGTTTGTTCCAGTTACCAAGTGGACACCAAGCTCCTTGCTCTGATATACTTACCTGTCAAGGAGTCTCATGATTTTTATTCACTGGGTgacattgttgcaaatggatGCAGTCTGGATGGGAGGATTATTAACGTGCTTGCAGCAGTGCAGTCG gTTGGAGAGCCAAAACACTTTACAACTTCAGACCGGAGGAAAGGCCAGAGGTGTGAGGTGAAGCTCTATGATGAGACAGAGTCTTCTTTTGCAATGATATG ttgGGATAATGAGTCTATCCTGGTTGCACAGAGCTGGGTGCCACGAGACACAG tGATATTTGCCTCAGATGTAAGAATAAGTTTTGACAAATTTCGGAACTGCATGACGGCAACTGTAATCTCAAAAACCATTATTACGACTAATCCAG ataccCCAGAAGCTAACATCCTGTTGaattttataagagaaaataaagaaacaaatcctCTGGATGCTGAAATGGACAGTTACTTGAGAGAATCCGTAAATT taaatacaATAGTTGATGTCTACACAGTTGAGCAATTAAAGGTAAAAGCTTCGAAGAACGAAGGGAAGGCTGACCCTTTCTATGGCATTCTTTATGCTTACATTTCTATGCTGAATATTGATGATGACGCCATGACAGTAGTTCGACACCAATG ctcaggctgtggtTATGTTGTAAATGAAGCATCCAGCACTTGTACTGCTTGCAACAAAAATTCTTTGGAATTTCGGTCTGTTTTTCTCAGCTTCCACTTGTTGATTGACCTCACGGACCACACAGGTACCCTCCAGGCCTGCAGTCTCACAGGACGGGTTGCTGAGGAGACTTTAGGCTGCACC GTGAATGAGTTTCTTGCAATGACGGATGAACAGAAAACAGCACTGAAGTGGCAATTTCTTCTGGAAAgaagcaaaatttatttaaaa
- the MEIOB gene encoding meiosis-specific with OB domain-containing protein isoform X3, translated as MANSFASKTFTTLSDLHPNMANLKIIGIVIGKTDVKGFPDRKNIGSERYTFSFTIRDSPTHFVNVTSWGSEGYIRSLSDSFRVGECVIIENPLIQRKELEREEKFSPATPSSCKLLLSENHSTVKVCSSYQVDTKLLALIYLPVKESHDFYSLGDIVANGCSLDGRIINVLAAVQSVGEPKHFTTSDRRKGQRCEVKLYDETESSFAMICWDNESILVAQSWVPRDTVIFASDVRISFDKFRNCMTATVISKTIITTNPDTPEANILLNFIRENKETNPLDAEMDSYLRESVNLNTIVDVYTVEQLKVKASKNEGKADPFYGILYAYISMLNIDDDAMTVVRHQCSGCGYVVNEASSTCTACNKNSLEFRSVFLSFHLLIDLTDHTGTLQACSLTGRVAEETLGCTFFSSHRARGGLRLSVLSCKLADPVEASRSLSGQGKF; from the exons ATGGCAAACTCCTTTGCATCAAAGACCTTCACCACACTTTCAGATCTGCATCCGAATATGGCTAATCtg aaaataattggTATAGTTATTGGGAAAACAGATGTCAAAGGCTTTCCAGACAGAAAAA ATATTGGATCAGAGAGATACACTTTCAGTTTCACCATTCGGGACTCACCAACGCATTTTGTCAATGTGACATCCTGGGGCAGCGAAGGTTATATCAGGTCACTTTCTGACAGCTTTAGGGTTGGAGAGTGCG TGATAATCGAAAATCCCTTGATTCAAAGAAAGGaattagaaagagaagaaaaattcagcCCTGCAACTCCCAG CAGCTGTAAGCTATTGCTCAGTGAGAATCACTCCACGGTAAAAGTTTGTTCCAGTTACCAAGTGGACACCAAGCTCCTTGCTCTGATATACTTACCTGTCAAGGAGTCTCATGATTTTTATTCACTGGGTgacattgttgcaaatggatGCAGTCTGGATGGGAGGATTATTAACGTGCTTGCAGCAGTGCAGTCG gTTGGAGAGCCAAAACACTTTACAACTTCAGACCGGAGGAAAGGCCAGAGGTGTGAGGTGAAGCTCTATGATGAGACAGAGTCTTCTTTTGCAATGATATG ttgGGATAATGAGTCTATCCTGGTTGCACAGAGCTGGGTGCCACGAGACACAG tGATATTTGCCTCAGATGTAAGAATAAGTTTTGACAAATTTCGGAACTGCATGACGGCAACTGTAATCTCAAAAACCATTATTACGACTAATCCAG ataccCCAGAAGCTAACATCCTGTTGaattttataagagaaaataaagaaacaaatcctCTGGATGCTGAAATGGACAGTTACTTGAGAGAATCCGTAAATT taaatacaATAGTTGATGTCTACACAGTTGAGCAATTAAAGGTAAAAGCTTCGAAGAACGAAGGGAAGGCTGACCCTTTCTATGGCATTCTTTATGCTTACATTTCTATGCTGAATATTGATGATGACGCCATGACAGTAGTTCGACACCAATG ctcaggctgtggtTATGTTGTAAATGAAGCATCCAGCACTTGTACTGCTTGCAACAAAAATTCTTTGGAATTTCGGTCTGTTTTTCTCAGCTTCCACTTGTTGATTGACCTCACGGACCACACAGGTACCCTCCAGGCCTGCAGTCTCACAGGACGGGTTGCTGAGGAGACTTTAGGCTGCACC
- the MEIOB gene encoding meiosis-specific with OB domain-containing protein isoform X2, which translates to MANSFASKTFTTLSDLHPNMANLKIIGIVIGKTDVKGFPDRKNIGSERYTFSFTIRDSPTHFVNVTSWGSEGYIRSLSDSFRVGECVIIENPLIQRKELEREEKFSPATPSCKLLLSENHSTVKVCSSYQVDTKLLALIYLPVKESHDFYSLGDIVANGCSLDGRIINVLAAVQSVGEPKHFTTSDRRKGQRCEVKLYDETESSFAMICWDNESILVAQSWVPRDTVIFASDVRISFDKFRNCMTATVISKTIITTNPDTPEANILLNFIRENKETNPLDAEMDSYLRESVNLNTIVDVYTVEQLKVKASKNEGKADPFYGILYAYISMLNIDDDAMTVVRHQCSGCGYVVNEASSTCTACNKNSLEFRSVFLSFHLLIDLTDHTGTLQACSLTGRVAEETLGCTVNEFLAMTDEQKTALKWQFLLERSKIYLKFFSSHRARGGLRLSVLSCKLADPVEASRSLSGQGKF; encoded by the exons ATGGCAAACTCCTTTGCATCAAAGACCTTCACCACACTTTCAGATCTGCATCCGAATATGGCTAATCtg aaaataattggTATAGTTATTGGGAAAACAGATGTCAAAGGCTTTCCAGACAGAAAAA ATATTGGATCAGAGAGATACACTTTCAGTTTCACCATTCGGGACTCACCAACGCATTTTGTCAATGTGACATCCTGGGGCAGCGAAGGTTATATCAGGTCACTTTCTGACAGCTTTAGGGTTGGAGAGTGCG TGATAATCGAAAATCCCTTGATTCAAAGAAAGGaattagaaagagaagaaaaattcagcCCTGCAACTCCCAG CTGTAAGCTATTGCTCAGTGAGAATCACTCCACGGTAAAAGTTTGTTCCAGTTACCAAGTGGACACCAAGCTCCTTGCTCTGATATACTTACCTGTCAAGGAGTCTCATGATTTTTATTCACTGGGTgacattgttgcaaatggatGCAGTCTGGATGGGAGGATTATTAACGTGCTTGCAGCAGTGCAGTCG gTTGGAGAGCCAAAACACTTTACAACTTCAGACCGGAGGAAAGGCCAGAGGTGTGAGGTGAAGCTCTATGATGAGACAGAGTCTTCTTTTGCAATGATATG ttgGGATAATGAGTCTATCCTGGTTGCACAGAGCTGGGTGCCACGAGACACAG tGATATTTGCCTCAGATGTAAGAATAAGTTTTGACAAATTTCGGAACTGCATGACGGCAACTGTAATCTCAAAAACCATTATTACGACTAATCCAG ataccCCAGAAGCTAACATCCTGTTGaattttataagagaaaataaagaaacaaatcctCTGGATGCTGAAATGGACAGTTACTTGAGAGAATCCGTAAATT taaatacaATAGTTGATGTCTACACAGTTGAGCAATTAAAGGTAAAAGCTTCGAAGAACGAAGGGAAGGCTGACCCTTTCTATGGCATTCTTTATGCTTACATTTCTATGCTGAATATTGATGATGACGCCATGACAGTAGTTCGACACCAATG ctcaggctgtggtTATGTTGTAAATGAAGCATCCAGCACTTGTACTGCTTGCAACAAAAATTCTTTGGAATTTCGGTCTGTTTTTCTCAGCTTCCACTTGTTGATTGACCTCACGGACCACACAGGTACCCTCCAGGCCTGCAGTCTCACAGGACGGGTTGCTGAGGAGACTTTAGGCTGCACC GTGAATGAGTTTCTTGCAATGACGGATGAACAGAAAACAGCACTGAAGTGGCAATTTCTTCTGGAAAgaagcaaaatttatttaaaa